Below is a genomic region from Pseudomonas berkeleyensis.
TCGAGGCCTGGTTCAAACTGGACGCTGCAGAGCTGCTGGGCGCCGAGGCCGATCAGTACGACAAGAGCCGCGACACCCTGGACGTATGGTTCGACTCCGGTACCACCCACTGGCACGTGCTGCGTGGCTCCCACGCCGAGCTGGCGCATGCCAACGGCCCGGCTGCCGACCTGTATCTGGAAGGCTCCGACCAGCACCGCGGCTGGTTCCATTCATCCCTGCTGACCGGTTGCGCCATCGACGGCCACGCGCCCTACAAGGAACTGCTGACTCACGGCTTCACCGTCGACGAGCAGGGGCGCAAACAGTCCAAGTCCCTCGGCAACGTGGTCGCGCCGCAGAAGGTGATCGATAGCATGGGCGCCGATATCCTGCGCCTGTGGGTCGCTTCCACCGATTATTCCGGTGAGATGGCTGTTTCTGACCAGATCCTGCAGCGCAGCGCCGATGCCTATCGCCGCATCCGTAACACCGCGCGCTTCATGCTGGCCAACCTCAATGGCTTCAACCCTGCTACCGACCTGCTGCCGGCCGAGCAGATGCTTGATCTGGATCGCTGGGCTGTCGACGCCACTGCACGTCTGCAGGACGAGCTGACCGAGGCCTACTCCGAGTACCGTTTCTGGAACGTCTACTCGAAGGTGCACAACTTCTGCGTGCAGGAGTTGGGCGGCTTCTACCTGGACATCATCAAGGATCGTCAGTACACCACCGCTGTCGACAGCGTGGCGCGTCGCTCCTGCCAGAGCGCGCTGTACCACATCAGTGAGGCGCTGGTGCGCTGGATCGCGCCGATCCTGGCTTTCACCGCCGAAGAAATCTGGCAGTTCCTGCCGGGTGAGCGTGACGAGTCGGTGATGCTCAGCACCTGGTATCAAGGGCTGGATCGCCTGCCGGAAGGCTTCGAGCTCGATCGTGCCTACTGGGATCGCGTCATGGTGGTCAAGGCGGCAGTGAACAAGGAACTGGAGAACCTGCGCACGGCCAAGGCCATCGGCGCCAGCCTGCAGGCTGAGGTGACCCTGTTCTGCGACGACGCCAAGCAGGCCGACCTGGCCAAGCTGGGCGACGAGCTGCGTTTTGCCTTGATCACCTCGGCTGCGCAGACCGCCCCCCTGGCCGATGCACCGGCCGACGCAGTGGTGACCGAAGTCGAAGGCCTGAAGCTGAAGATCCTCAAGTCTGCCCACGCCAAGTGTGGTCGCTGCTGGCACTTCCGCGCCGATGTCGGCAGTCATGCCGCTCATCCGGAACTGTGCGAGCGCTGCGTCAGCAATATCGAAGGTGTAGGCGAGGTTCGTAAGCATGCCTGAGTCCTCGCGTTTCGGGCATCTGCCCTGGCTGTTGCTGAGCGTGCTGATCCTGGTCGTTGATCGTGTGACCAAGGATTTCTTCGAAGGCAGCCTGAACATGTACCAGCGAATTCAGGTCATCCCTGACTATTTCGACTGGACGCTGGCCTACAACACCGGCGCGGCATTCAGCTTCCTGGCTGATGCCGATGGCTGGCAGCGCTGGTTCTTCGCCGCCATCGCCATCGTCGTTAGTGTCGTACTGGTCATCTGGCTCAAGCGCCTCAAGCGCCACGAGACCCTGCTGGCGGTAGCGCTGGCGATGGTGCTGGGGGGGGCCTTGGGCAACCTCTATGACCGCGTGGTACTCGGCCATGTGGTCGACTTCATTCTGGTGCACTGGCAGAACCGCTGGTACTTCCCGGCGTTCAACCTGGCAGACACCTTCATCACCATCGGCGCCATCCTGCTGGCGCTGGATATGTTCAAGAGCGACAAGTCCGCGAAGGAGGCTGCGCAATGACAGACGTACGCATCGGTCCGGACAGGGAAGTGACCCTGCATTTCGCCCTCAAGCTGGAAAACGGCGATGTGGTCGACAGTACCTTCGACAAGCAGCCGGCGACGTTCAAGGTCGGCGACGGCAATCTGCTGCCCGGTTTCGAGCAGGCGCTGTATGGCTTCAAGGCTGGTGACAAGCGTAATGTGCAGGTTCAGCCGGAGCAGGGGTTCGGCCAGCCGAATCCGCAGAATGTGCAGATCATGCCGCGCAGCCAGTTCGAGGGCATGGGGCTTTCCGAGGGGTTGCTGGTGATCTTCAACGATGCCGCCAACACCGAGCTACCTGGTGTGGTCAAAGCATTCGATGACAATCAGGTCACCATCGACTTCAACCACCCACTAGCCGGTAAGGTGTTGGACTTCGAAGTGGAGATCATCGAGGTCAAGGCGCTCTAGTCAGCAGCACCTACCCTGTGGGAGCGGCTTTAGCCGCGAAACCCTTGTTGTGGCCTGCACGTATTGCGCGCAGGCTGTGACTTTCGGGATCGCTCAGTCGACTTGTTCCGATCCCCTGATTACACCGAGACGCCTTGCATGCATATCAAACTTGCCAACCCTCGCGGCTTTTGCGCCGGTGTCGATCGTGCTATCGAGATCGTTAACCGTGCCCTGGAAGTCTTCGGCCCACCGATCTATGTGCGTCATGAAGTGGTGCACAACAAATTCGTGGTCGAAGATCTACGCGCCCGTGGTGCTGTATTCGTCGAAGAACTGGATCAGGTGCCAGATGATGTCATCGTGATCTTCAGTGCCCACGGTGTCTCCAAAGCCGTGCGTGATGAAGCCGCGCGTCGTGGTCTGAAGGTATTCGACGCCACTTGCCCGCTGGTGACCAAGGTGCATATGGAAGTGGTGCGTTACAGCCGCGAGGGGCGTGAGTGCATCCTTATCGGTCACGAAGGCCACCCAGAAGTCGAAGGCACCATGGGGCAGTATGACGCCAGCAATGGCGGTGACATCTACCTCGTCGAAGACGAGACGGACGTTGCCGAACTGCAGGTGCGCAACCCAGATAAGCTGGCGTTCGTTACTCAGACGACGCTGTCGATGGACGATACCAGCAAGGTGATCGACGCCCTGCGCGCCAAGTTTCCCGCCATAGGCGGCCCGCGCAAGGACGACATCTGCTACGCCACGCAGAACCGCCAGGATGCGGTCAAGCAACTGGCCAGCGAATGCGACGTGCTGCTGGTTGTTGGCAGTCCCAACAGCTCCAACTCTAACCGCCTGCGCGAGTTGGCTGAGCGCATGGGCACCCCTGCTTATTTGATCGATGGCGCCGAAGACCTCAAGGCTGAATGGTTCGAAGGGGTGGGCGGCGTTGGAATCACTGCAGGTGCATCTGCCCCTGAAGTACTGGTGCGTGGGGTGGTCGATCAACTGCGCGCCTGGGGTGCAGTAGGTGAGACTGAGTTGGATGGTCGGCCGGAGAACATTACGTTTTCGATGCCGAAGGAGCTAAGAGTAAAGCACGTTTAACGCCCCTCATTCTTGGAAAGAGAAAGCCGGCTACAGCCGGCTTTCTCTTCTATTATCGCTTTCTCTCACCAGTTACATTGCTCTGCTAGACTCCCGCCTCTCACATTTGCGGCAGTCAGAGTTAATGTGCCGGCTGCAAGTCTGCCAGTTGCTGTGGCAGTTAGGGTATAAGCAGTCGCAGTAATGTTACCCACTGCAATTGAGAACTCGCTCGTATTCTGGGGTAGGGCGTTGAATCCAACGTAACTGCCTGCGTTCTGTGCTCGTCGTCGATCGGCATTTGCCGCTGCCTGCATAATTAGAGATTTCCCATCTTCGCAGGCCGCTCGATCAAGATACGCTGTGTAACTTGGTATTGCGATCGCTGCGAGAATGGCAATGATCACTACAACGATCATCACCTCAATCAGTGTAAAGCCTTGTTGTCGTCTCATCATCCGTCCTTATTCTTCATCGATCCAATACAGACGAGGTGTCGGTGGCATCCAGATGCAGCGAGGGTTGTTATCGCAGCGGCACTTCTCGGGGTTAGCACTGGCTGCACAGATATCTGGGCCACTCCCACTCCCATTTGAGACGGGCACTAGGTCTGACGGATCATGGTAAACCCAGCAAGCGTTACCAGCACAGTAAATTTGAGGGTTAGACGGCAGGCTACTTGCCTTGCTCTCTGTAAAGCGATCAATCGTCAGGCCGGTTGCGTCTCCCAACATGACCGTATAGGCACGAGATACACCTACTGAGGCCCGACAAAGTGTGGGGTTGCTTTGAGGTTCATAGGTGCTAAACAGAACCATTCCATCCGCAACCAATGGCCGACTAAGTACTTTTTCGCCCGAACGTGGCAGGCGAATCATCCATCCATTCGTGTTGTTAGCGACGGCAGTGGCGACTTCACTACTAGTTTGAGCGGCATTGCTTGTTGCGTCATAGAGAGAGCTTTCCGTCAGAGTCACTTCAGGCGCAGCTCCTTTCACTAAATGTGTCCGGAACGAGTAGAAACGATCCTCGATCACGCTATTCAGGGGGTGGCCACGGTAGCCGCTGCCAATGTTCACGGTCAGCATCTTAGTACCGTTGACGTTTAGCAGCGCAAGTTCTGCTTCATGGTAAAAGCGGCGAGCACTTTCGGGAGCTGTTCCTCCGATACTGGCTAATACTCCGCTTCCTCCATTGCCTGCAGGAGTAATAAGCGAGCTGCCACTGCTGCCATTGTTTATGTGGAAACGCCAGACCTGGCCGCCCATATCACCTACAAAAAACTGTCCAGCCAAACCTTGTGGGTTAACTACTGCGTTACCTGCGCTATCAGGCTGCAGTCCAACGACAGATACTCGTGCAGGAATGCTGTAACGCATCTGGTTCAGAGTGGTACTGTGCCCAGCGACATTACTGGCAGACCAGATGCGTGCGCCAGTTTTGGCATTGACGATATAGATTGCGTTACCGCGGCTATCGATAGTACGGACGTCTACATTGTCTTGGTTGGGATCGTAGCCGCCTCCAAATATAAGGACATCAGTAATGGTGCCGCCGACATTTATTTTGGTCTTTACAGGGGCTGACCAAGTCTGACCTAGCCTTTCAAAACCCGGGGTGATCCCGCCTTGGATCTTCCATAGCAATGTTGGTGATGAGCGGTTGGTAATATCTAGGGCGTAGATATCTGAGCCGCCGCGACCCATTGTGGCGTACGCGTAGACGAACTCGTTAGAGTTCAGTCCGCTGAGAGTATTACTTGGATTGCTAGGATCTTTGCCTCCAAAAATTACACCATTGCCATTGGCGTCATTAGCCCAAACGGTAACAGTATTATCCATACCATAGAGGCGAGGTTTAGGAGATGTAGATTTAGCGTTCTCTCGCAGTTGCTTTATATTAGGCAGTAGTACTTCGGGCATGAAGGCAAATTGTTCTGCACCTGTGCTGGTATTAAAGAGATGTACAAAACCTTCGTTTGTACCAATGATTGCGGATTGATCCTCGCTTTCGCAAATATTCTGAGCGTTATAGCTGTTGCATGCATAGGTGATCAGCGTAGGAGTGGAGTGCAGCGGATCTCCTAGGGCTTTCCTGTCAAGAGCCGGTGTGCTTGAGTCTGCGCCACGAATGTAGCTGATCAGGTTGGCTCGATCTGTTGCATTGGTGACGTTGAGCTTTTCCTGAGTCAATGCAGCGTTGCCGGTTTCGATGTTACTCAGCGCATTAGATGTCGGGCTGACATTAGTCAAAAGCTTTCGGCTGCCCATGGCTGGTAGCCGAGAGGCTGCCCCTCCTGCCGCAACGTTGCTTCCGTCCCGACTTGCCGACCACCAACTGCGGGCTTCAGCTTTGAAGAAACCTGTGTTGGCATCGATAGCAGGGGTATTGTCAGCGTCAGCTAGCCAGATGCGGCCATTCTCGACCATCATTCGATAGCGTTTGAGGTTTCCGGGCCAGCGATCAGTATCTGATGGGCGAAATAGAGAGAAATAAACTTCGTCTTTGTTGTCTTGGCGGTTAAAAGTGTTAACAGCTGCACTGGCACTAACGAATGTTGTGTCTGTTGCGAGCACTTCTTGAATGATTTTACTGAATGAATCGGCCAGGGTTGAGGCGTCGTCCGCGGTATAGAACCCCCCTTTACCCTCAGTTGCCAAGTCCCGCAGAAATCTTTGAATCTGAGCAGACTCAGTTGGGCGTGCATTAAGCGCGAAGCCTACTGTGTGGGTGGTTATAAAATTATCACCCTCGAAACTAGACTGATCTTCGTTGGCCATCCATCGAACCAATTCACGGGCACATAGCTCATCGCTATAACCAATTCCGCTGGTACTACAACTGGTTCCCGTCAGTGATGGGATGCCGCTGGTCGCAGCGTTGCTGGTGCCCTCTGGTTTACCGTCAGTTAGCAATACCAAGTGAGTCGGTTGACATGCACTCGTGATTGGGCTTGTAACTCCAAATACCCCACTGTTGCCACGTTTTTCAGATAGATATCGTGCTGCGTCGTATAGCGCAGGAACAATAGGTGTTCCACCGCTAGCATTCATTTGCTGTACCAAGCCATCGACATGCTGTTTAACTGTGCGCGCATTGCTACCGAGGCTGCCGCTAGACAGCTTCATGCGCAGTTTTATTGCTTGAGTCGGGCTGCCATCAAAAGCATGGGTTGTGTAGTCATTGCCACTATTGGTTGCCTTTAGCATAACAGATAGAGAGTTACCATCGCTCCATCCGGATTTGGCAAATACGTTCTGTAAAGCTGTATTAAGGGCGGTGCCAGAGCATATGGTTCGTTCTCCGCTGAGAGCACACGAGGGGCCTGTATAAGTCGATCGGCTGCTCAGGTTATTGTTGCTAGCCTGCAACTCACTGGAGTTGGCTGAGTTTTCTATGTGAAGCGTGACATTGGATGTACCGCTGGTACCGCTGCGAGTGACAATGACCTGAGATTCAAGAACCTGGGCATTTCGTAAAACTGGCAGGTTCTCGAATCGGGCGGCAACAGTGACGTTATTACCAATGCTAAGTGTTGTTTGGTTTAGGGAAACGGTACTGCCACTTTGTCTTGCATCGTTCTTGGAACTAATGATTCGAGTTTCCAAAACCGGTTGTATGCATCCGTTATCTCCACCGCTGTAGGTAACTCGTAAAACTGGTCGTAGATTGGAGCCATCGACACTATAGGTAGTGCGTGAGCCGTCACCGCTGGTGGGTGTTACAAAGAATGCCATGGCGTTGTTTCCGCACCAGGCGGAATTATTTACGACTTGCTGTACTTGGCTGATAACACTTGGCCCTTCTAGGTAAGCGGGAGGGTTTTCTGTTCGCCATTCTTGGGGAGTCCAGTTCACTGCTCCAGTCTTTGCGCGGCCAGTAAAGTCTTCAGTTGTGTTGAATTCTGCAGCGTTTCCCGTGTTTTGTGCACTAATGGCGAAGGTGACCGGTCGGTCATCAGAGCCGGCAGCGACAAAGTCTAGGCGGGCTGATGTGATAGTCGCGCCTTGAGGGATCGCGACGTTTTGAAAGCGTAGGCCGGTAGTGCGAGAGTTATCTTCGTTGCCTGAGTAAGTTATGGTTAATTTGGGTGAGGAAGCGGTGTCACCAACGCGATAGTAGTAGTTGGCATCGTTGGTGACACGAAACTCTAATAAAAGGTCGGAGATGGGGTCGGCGCTTGGAGTACTATTTTGTAGACTCTGTACTTCGCTGGTTAGGTCAATATTGAATGCAGTGTTGGCTGTCCAGTTGCTGCCGGCGAGTTTAGCGTTATTGTTGGCCAGGTTTCCAGTTGTAATGGTAGTGAAGTCACGATCGTCTAGCAGCGTTGCATCATTAAGTGCTGCAGGAGTTTTGCTATTTTCAATCCGTACTCTAACGCCGGGCTTGGTTCCATTGTTTGTCTCTGGCGTAACGGTCAGAGTGGCGCTTGTGATAGTAACTCCTTTTGGGATGTTCAGGTTTCGGAATAGAAAAAGTCCCGTTTGACCTGAGGATGTATTGTTGCGTGCGTTGAGTCTGGTTTTTGCGCCTGTGTCGCAATAGTCACGGGCTGTTCCAATCTTTACTGAGCAAGTGTATCCGCTTTTAAGATAGTAGCTGGAGTTATTGTTAGAGTATCCTTGATTGTTTGGGGTGCTGAGGTCGCGTATAACAGTATTGGTTGCAGGGCTTTTTATGTAACCCATTACCAATGTTGGGTTGTTGATGTTGGTGGATGATGGATTGGTTGTTTGGCGGGTGGCGTCATCTGCTGAGACCAGAATTTCTGGTGCCACAGAAGAAATGCCTAGTGTGTTATCGATGTACTCTACTGGATAAACTAGGCGATCTTTATAGAAGTCCGTGCGGCTGTTGAGCGCCATCACTCCTATGTTAACACCGCTTGTAGTATTAAGGATCTCGTTGAAAGCTTCCTTGAGTACTGTCATGCGTGCGGGGCCGTGAGAGGCACTAGTTGGTGTGCTGTCTCGATCTAGCCTCCATGCCATAGAGCCAGAGTTGTCAAGAATAAAAAAAACGTTTGGCTTGATCGTGTCGTCAATGGCAGGGCCGCCGAAGAATACCTCGGTATCATCTGCATGACTCAGTGCACTTGATAAAATAAGTGCGCTGGCCAGTGCTGAAGTAGCAAAAACGCGCAATTGGTTCAGGCGTTTCATGGAGATGTCCTCAAATACTGCCACGCAGTCGTGATGAATAAGTGCGAAGATTAATTGTTGGAGCTAAAGCTTCGATTCTGAAAGCCTTGTCGATGAGCGGCGCTAACATTGCAGTCGCCTCCATTGCTTCCGCAGGCTTCCCCGACACTACGTACTTCGAAACGGTAGACTCGGAGGCCGGGTTCAGTAATGCCCATTCCTTCGGAGAGAGGCAGGTTGGTCGCTAAGCTAGGAGACGCTTGAAACTGCCAATGTGGGCTGTCTCCATCTACTACGCCAACTAGGCTTGGGTCAGCATCGGTACGCGAGAAATAGTCATTGGCCCAGCGCTGCAAGCCACTTTCTGCCGCTTGAAATGCGGTATTCTGCTGTTGGCTATTGGAGGAAATACGTAGCTGCAAATTGGATTGCGAGGCTGCGGTTATTGCAATGATGGTGAGCATAAGTAGTAATACCAAACTGACCAGTAATACCATGCCTTGCTGTTTAGGCTTCATTGCAGGCGATTCCTCATTTCATAAGTGGCACTGAAGGTTCGAGCACTTAGTGGTGTACCTGCATTGCGTGAGTCAGTTACAGTTATTTGAACGTGAATGGCGCTCGCAGCTATGGGGTCGTTGTTTGGAATGAAATTGAAGGCCAGAGTTGCATTATCTAGAATCGGATCGCCATTGCGGCTGATTCCACCATTCGTGTTGGTATAGGTGATAGGTGGCTCAAAATTTAGTGCGGTTGTGCCACAGCCACTTCCGGGGGTTGCATAACGAAAAGTAAGGCTGTTTGCATCCGTACTGCTGACTGCATCGCGAGGTAGGGTGGTATTGTCTGGCGCGAAAGCAGTTACGGTATCTGATGCTACGCAGCCTTGAAAGCCTGCTCTCCTTGCGTCTTGCCCAATGATTTCCAAGGCAAGCCGACCACTTTCTTGCATATAGGTAAGTTCCGTATTGTCACGATCAGCGAAGAAGGTGCGAGAGAATATTTCTGTTACGCCAAGAACTAGTAATGAGCTAATTACAATGGCGACCATTAGTTCAATCAGAGATAAACCTTGCTGTTGCTTCATAGTTCGGCCTCCACTACTAGAGTGCCGACATCCTGATTGCCATCACCATCGCTGTCATAAACCTCTTGCCAGCGTAGGTCTACGGTGTAGATGGCACCATTACGACTGATATTGGTTCCAGGGAGTACGTTGGGGAGGTTGGTTTGTAGCTGGCGGCACCACTGACCTAAATCGTACTGAGCTTTTGTCACACCTGAGGCATTGGCATTCCCTGCATTAGCAGCAGGGCAGGCCGCAGGATTAGCGAGTACATAGTCGTTGCTCAGTGACGCATGAGTGACGCGAAAGTTTTGATAAGGGCTGTTTGCGTCCAAAACCTTGTTGGCTCGCATACGGTCGATGATGTCATAAGCCAGCATGGTTGCCTGACTGCGAGAGTAAGCGCTCTCACTGGATTGCAGGCTATTCATCATAAGGGTGGCCATACCCAATAGACCGATGGCCAAGATCACGACGGCAACCATGACTTCTACCAAAGTGAAACCGCGACTTCCGTAATTTCTTAAAGTGCTCATTCGATATCCCAGGCTCACGGTGTCGTTGTCTGCTGGTGTGTAGCTGCTGCGCTTGCTCTACCTATGGCATTTACTTCAATATCACGTCCGCCTACATCTATGCTGGTTGCTGCTTGGGGGCGGCCGTTAGCTTGAAAAGTGATTGCAACGTTGTCCGCTGCGACTCCATTCGGTATGGCAATTACTCGCAAATCTTCGGTGCCATCATTGACGACCCACGTTGACCCAACTGTGGTGACACTGACAGCGATATTTCTGGCGACAGCCTCGCTGCGAGCCAGTTGTAGCGCTCCCAGCAAGCCGTTCCTCGCAGAGGTCTGGCGGCCACCCTCCATCATCGCCTGGTAGCTTGGCACGGCGATGCTCGCGACGATGGCGATCAGCGCAATGACAACCATCAGCTCGATTAACGTGAACCCCTTGCTTGATTCCATGAATGCTCCGGCGACGGCAAACCCCAAACTGCAAGGATAATTTAGCGACAGGGTTTACCGAAAGCTGACGCCCGCAGACAAGCGGGCAAATTGGCTGATGAGGGGTTGGTATCAAGCGAGGCCCGTGACAGATGTCACACAAGCCTTAACAGCTCACCCCTTTCTTAGGTTGCTGAGTTCGCGTGCGTCCTGAGAGGCTAATCACTACCTGCTGAAGGGGGATGGCACCTTTGCACAAGGTAAGAGTTCCATTTAGAGCTCTTGTGGAACCATCTGCTTCGAACTGGAGGTGGCCTTTGTTTCTGTTCCATTGCCAATGAAACTCATCAGCGATTTTTACCTGGTGCAGTAAATCGTCATCCAGATCCAAATAACCATTTGCATTTTCGTCTCGAAATATCAACAGGCGTGTGTGCCAGTGTTTTTCACCTGTGCAGTTACTTTTCCCTGGACACACACTAACAACTGTTCGGCCAAAAACCGCACTACTACGAGCATGATGAATCACTGCAATCATCTGATTGACGGCTTGGGTACGTTCATTGTTATCACGCATGTCTTGCAGGTTTGGGAGGGCGATCGTGAGAAGTATCGATAGTATGGCGAGAGCGCTCATCGTTTCGATGAGCGTACGCCCATAGATTTTCCGGGGCATGTTCCAGCATCCTTGCCAGTTGGTTGTGTAGAACAGAATAGCTTAGGATCGCCGCATGAAAAGTGATGGAAAGGTGTTGCTGGTTGGAGGCGGTGCGATAGGAATGCTATCGGCTCTCTTGCTGGGGCTTTCGGGGAGGCGAGTGTGTGTCCTTGATAAGGAGGCTACCGGCCGCGAATCCTCCTGGGCCGGCGGAGGCATTGTCTCTCCGCTCTACCCCTGGCGTTACAGCGCAGCTGTGACGGCGCTGGCGCATTGGTCGCAGGATTTCTATCCCGGCTTTGGTCAGCGGCTATTAGATGAGACAGGGGTCGATCCAGAGGTGCATGTCACCGGGCTTTATTGGTTGGATCTGGATGATGAGGTCGAGGCGCTGGCCTGGGCTCAACGTGAGGGGCGTCCGTTGTTTTCGGTGGATGTCGCTGAGGCTTATCAGCAGGTGCCTGTTCTGGGCGGTGGTTTTAAGCGCGCCATTCATATGCCGGGTGTGGCCAATGTGCGTAATCCACGTTTGGTGAAAGCGCTGCGAGCGGCGTTGTTGGCCATGCCGAACGTGGAGTTGCGTGAGCATTGTCCGGTCACGGGGTTTATTCAGGAGGAAGGCCGTATTTGCGGAGTGACCACTGCAGATGGCGAGATT
It encodes:
- the lspA gene encoding signal peptidase II, with protein sequence MPESSRFGHLPWLLLSVLILVVDRVTKDFFEGSLNMYQRIQVIPDYFDWTLAYNTGAAFSFLADADGWQRWFFAAIAIVVSVVLVIWLKRLKRHETLLAVALAMVLGGALGNLYDRVVLGHVVDFILVHWQNRWYFPAFNLADTFITIGAILLALDMFKSDKSAKEAAQ
- a CDS encoding FKBP-type peptidyl-prolyl cis-trans isomerase; the encoded protein is MTDVRIGPDREVTLHFALKLENGDVVDSTFDKQPATFKVGDGNLLPGFEQALYGFKAGDKRNVQVQPEQGFGQPNPQNVQIMPRSQFEGMGLSEGLLVIFNDAANTELPGVVKAFDDNQVTIDFNHPLAGKVLDFEVEIIEVKAL
- the ispH gene encoding 4-hydroxy-3-methylbut-2-enyl diphosphate reductase; this encodes MHIKLANPRGFCAGVDRAIEIVNRALEVFGPPIYVRHEVVHNKFVVEDLRARGAVFVEELDQVPDDVIVIFSAHGVSKAVRDEAARRGLKVFDATCPLVTKVHMEVVRYSREGRECILIGHEGHPEVEGTMGQYDASNGGDIYLVEDETDVAELQVRNPDKLAFVTQTTLSMDDTSKVIDALRAKFPAIGGPRKDDICYATQNRQDAVKQLASECDVLLVVGSPNSSNSNRLRELAERMGTPAYLIDGAEDLKAEWFEGVGGVGITAGASAPEVLVRGVVDQLRAWGAVGETELDGRPENITFSMPKELRVKHV
- a CDS encoding prepilin-type N-terminal cleavage/methylation domain-containing protein, translated to MMRRQQGFTLIEVMIVVVIIAILAAIAIPSYTAYLDRAACEDGKSLIMQAAANADRRRAQNAGSYVGFNALPQNTSEFSIAVGNITATAYTLTATATGRLAAGTLTLTAANVRGGSLAEQCNW
- a CDS encoding pilus assembly protein PilY; protein product: MKRLNQLRVFATSALASALILSSALSHADDTEVFFGGPAIDDTIKPNVFFILDNSGSMAWRLDRDSTPTSASHGPARMTVLKEAFNEILNTTSGVNIGVMALNSRTDFYKDRLVYPVEYIDNTLGISSVAPEILVSADDATRQTTNPSSTNINNPTLVMGYIKSPATNTVIRDLSTPNNQGYSNNNSSYYLKSGYTCSVKIGTARDYCDTGAKTRLNARNNTSSGQTGLFLFRNLNIPKGVTITSATLTVTPETNNGTKPGVRVRIENSKTPAALNDATLLDDRDFTTITTGNLANNNAKLAGSNWTANTAFNIDLTSEVQSLQNSTPSADPISDLLLEFRVTNDANYYYRVGDTASSPKLTITYSGNEDNSRTTGLRFQNVAIPQGATITSARLDFVAAGSDDRPVTFAISAQNTGNAAEFNTTEDFTGRAKTGAVNWTPQEWRTENPPAYLEGPSVISQVQQVVNNSAWCGNNAMAFFVTPTSGDGSRTTYSVDGSNLRPVLRVTYSGGDNGCIQPVLETRIISSKNDARQSGSTVSLNQTTLSIGNNVTVAARFENLPVLRNAQVLESQVIVTRSGTSGTSNVTLHIENSANSSELQASNNNLSSRSTYTGPSCALSGERTICSGTALNTALQNVFAKSGWSDGNSLSVMLKATNSGNDYTTHAFDGSPTQAIKLRMKLSSGSLGSNARTVKQHVDGLVQQMNASGGTPIVPALYDAARYLSEKRGNSGVFGVTSPITSACQPTHLVLLTDGKPEGTSNAATSGIPSLTGTSCSTSGIGYSDELCARELVRWMANEDQSSFEGDNFITTHTVGFALNARPTESAQIQRFLRDLATEGKGGFYTADDASTLADSFSKIIQEVLATDTTFVSASAAVNTFNRQDNKDEVYFSLFRPSDTDRWPGNLKRYRMMVENGRIWLADADNTPAIDANTGFFKAEARSWWSASRDGSNVAAGGAASRLPAMGSRKLLTNVSPTSNALSNIETGNAALTQEKLNVTNATDRANLISYIRGADSSTPALDRKALGDPLHSTPTLITYACNSYNAQNICESEDQSAIIGTNEGFVHLFNTSTGAEQFAFMPEVLLPNIKQLRENAKSTSPKPRLYGMDNTVTVWANDANGNGVIFGGKDPSNPSNTLSGLNSNEFVYAYATMGRGGSDIYALDITNRSSPTLLWKIQGGITPGFERLGQTWSAPVKTKINVGGTITDVLIFGGGYDPNQDNVDVRTIDSRGNAIYIVNAKTGARIWSASNVAGHSTTLNQMRYSIPARVSVVGLQPDSAGNAVVNPQGLAGQFFVGDMGGQVWRFHINNGSSGSSLITPAGNGGSGVLASIGGTAPESARRFYHEAELALLNVNGTKMLTVNIGSGYRGHPLNSVIEDRFYSFRTHLVKGAAPEVTLTESSLYDATSNAAQTSSEVATAVANNTNGWMIRLPRSGEKVLSRPLVADGMVLFSTYEPQSNPTLCRASVGVSRAYTVMLGDATGLTIDRFTESKASSLPSNPQIYCAGNACWVYHDPSDLVPVSNGSGSGPDICAASANPEKCRCDNNPRCIWMPPTPRLYWIDEE
- a CDS encoding pilus assembly PilX family protein, whose amino-acid sequence is MKPKQQGMVLLVSLVLLLMLTIIAITAASQSNLQLRISSNSQQQNTAFQAAESGLQRWANDYFSRTDADPSLVGVVDGDSPHWQFQASPSLATNLPLSEGMGITEPGLRVYRFEVRSVGEACGSNGGDCNVSAAHRQGFQNRSFSSNN
- a CDS encoding PilW family protein; its protein translation is MKQQQGLSLIELMVAIVISSLLVLGVTEIFSRTFFADRDNTELTYMQESGRLALEIIGQDARRAGFQGCVASDTVTAFAPDNTTLPRDAVSSTDANSLTFRYATPGSGCGTTALNFEPPITYTNTNGGISRNGDPILDNATLAFNFIPNNDPIAASAIHVQITVTDSRNAGTPLSARTFSATYEMRNRLQ
- the pilV gene encoding type IV pilus modification protein PilV — protein: MSTLRNYGSRGFTLVEVMVAVVILAIGLLGMATLMMNSLQSSESAYSRSQATMLAYDIIDRMRANKVLDANSPYQNFRVTHASLSNDYVLANPAACPAANAGNANASGVTKAQYDLGQWCRQLQTNLPNVLPGTNISRNGAIYTVDLRWQEVYDSDGDGNQDVGTLVVEAEL
- a CDS encoding GspH/FimT family pseudopilin codes for the protein MESSKGFTLIELMVVIALIAIVASIAVPSYQAMMEGGRQTSARNGLLGALQLARSEAVARNIAVSVTTVGSTWVVNDGTEDLRVIAIPNGVAADNVAITFQANGRPQAATSIDVGGRDIEVNAIGRASAAATHQQTTTP
- a CDS encoding GspH/FimT family pseudopilin encodes the protein MPRKIYGRTLIETMSALAILSILLTIALPNLQDMRDNNERTQAVNQMIAVIHHARSSAVFGRTVVSVCPGKSNCTGEKHWHTRLLIFRDENANGYLDLDDDLLHQVKIADEFHWQWNRNKGHLQFEADGSTRALNGTLTLCKGAIPLQQVVISLSGRTRTQQPKKGVSC